A genomic window from Montipora capricornis isolate CH-2021 chromosome 8, ASM3666992v2, whole genome shotgun sequence includes:
- the LOC138013537 gene encoding Krueppel-like factor 5, whose protein sequence is MGPSVKEDSQMLMACTSFDNLFRGKDGVMYQNSYQGEGNLVTAGIYSLLIPTREEEIQQILREMDSYLCSSSPATLPVETSSYLALPQPKLQEMTIGKKNCLFPETGMTMGKCTVEESASIPALNLRHQWPQVTMLATTPSSVLATSNDDAEYRCYFSTHAQTVQPVSDNKELELRHNFLCDLPGCKKRCYTKSTHLGTHERIHTDEKPFLCPWKNCGWRFRRSDELKRHYRRHTGEKPYVCPLCGRSFSRSDHRSSHIKKIHPLM, encoded by the exons ATGGGGCCCTCTGTTAAAGAAGACAGCCAAATGCTTATGGCTTGTACAAGTTTCGATAACTTGTTTAGAGGAAAAGACGGTGTCATGTACCAAAATTCATATCAGGGCGAAGGAAATCTGGTAACGGCCGGCATCTATTCGCTGCTAATACCCACCAGGGAGGAAGAAATTCAACAG ATCCTTCGTGAGATGGATAGCTATCTGTGTTCATCTTCTCCTGCAACGTTACCGGTGGAAACCTCGTCTTATCTAGCTCTTCCCCAACCCAAGCTTCAAGAAATGACTATAGGAAAGAAAAACTGCCTCTTTCCAGAGACAGGAATGACAATGGGAAAGTGCACTGTTGAAGAGTCGGCGTCTATTCCAGCTCTAAATCTAAGACACCAGTGGCCACAGGTAACCATGCTTGCAACAACGCCGTCTTCTGTGCTCGCTACATCGAACGATGATGCAGAATACCGATGTTATTTCAGTACACATGCACAAACAGTCCAACCTGTTTCCGATAACAAAGAACTGGAACTACGTCATAACTTTCTCTGTGATCTCCCTGGCTGTAAAAAGCGTTGTTACACCAAAAGCACTCATCTCGGAACTCACGAGCGGATTCATACTGATGAAAAACCTTTCCTGTGTCCTTGGAAAAACTGTGGATGGCGTTTCCGACGTTCAGATGAACTCAAGCGCCACTATCGAagacatactggagaaaagccgtACGTATGTCCTCTTTGTGGAAGATCTTTTAGTCGTTCAGATCACCGATCTTCgcatataaaaaaaatacatccaTTAATGTAG